The Halarchaeum grantii nucleotide sequence TCACCCAGCGGGCAGTAGAAACAGTCGCGCTGGTCGCAATACCCATAGACGAAGAGGACCATCTTGCCCCCTTGCGCGCACTGCTCGCAGCCCTTCGAAATCATTCGGTATCACCGTTGTAGCGCGTCAGGACTCAAAAACCGCACGGGTTCGCTCGCCCGTGCGCGACGACCACACGCGCCGGGCGGCATCGGCCAAAGGTCGCGAGCGCTCCCAAACCTCAATAACCGTCGACGGCGTACGGGGCGGTGATGCTGTTGGTCCTCTGCGTCGATCTCGACGACGACCTCGGCCGGAAGACGGGCCTCGAAACGCCCGCCGTCGGCCGGGACGCCGTCGAGGCCGGCGCCGTCGCGCTCGCCACCGCCGACCCCGAGGACAGCGACGTCAACGTCCTCTTCGAGGGCGTCCACCTCTACGACGATCTCGCACCCGAGGAGACCGTCGAAGTCGCCGCCGTCACCGGCCTCGAAGGGAGCGACGTGCAGGCGAACCGCGCGGTCGGCGAGGAGGTCGACGAGGTGCTCGCCGGCCTCCAGACCGGCGAGGAGGTGCGCGCCGTCGTCGTCACCGACGGCGCGCAGGACGAGTCCGTCCTCCCCGTCATCCGCTCGCGCGTCCGCATCGACAGCGTCCGGCGCGTCGTCGTCCGCCAAGCGCAGGACCTCGAGTCGATGTACTACACGATCAAGCAGGTGCTGAACGACCCGGAGACCCGAGGGACCATCCTCGTTCCGCTCGGCGTCCTCCTGCTCATCTATCCGCTGGCGGTCCTCGCGTCCTTCCTCGGGCTCCCCGGGGCGGTACTGGGGCTCTCGTCGGCCGCGCTCGGCCTCTACGCGCTCTTTCGTGGGTTGGGGCTCGCCGACGTCGTCGACGACCTCGTGGAGCGCGCTCGCGACAGCCTCTACACGGGTCGCGTGACGCTCATCACGTACGTCGTCGCCGCCGCCCTCCTCCTCATCGGCGGCGTCGAGGGCGTCAACCGACTCGCCGAGTACCGCCAGACCGCCGGCGGGTCGCTCCCCGTCACGTCCGTCGTCGCCGCCCTCGTCAACGGCGCCGCCACCTGGTTCGCCGCCGCCGGCCTCACCTCCAGCGTCGGCCAGATCACCGACGAGTACCTCCACGACCAGTTCGAGTGGCAGTATCTCAACGCCCCCTTCTACGTGCTCGCCATCGCCGCCGTGCTCTACGCGCTCAGCGGGTTCTTCCTCCAGACGGTGTCGCTCCCGACGCTCGCCGCCGTCCTCACCGGCGGCACGCTCATGAGCGTCCTCAGTACGCTCGCGTTCGCCATCATCGAGGGGCGCGAGGAGAGCGAGGACGGCGACGTGCGAGCCGCCTGAGCGGACGACCGCGCCAGCGGCCACGACGCTATCGCTCGCGTTCGCGCGACCCGAGACCGAGGCTACCGCTCGCGTTCGACCACGAACGTCGCGAGTTGCGCCATGTACTCGCGGGCCTGCCCGTCCTCGAGGGCCGCGTCGTCGAGCGCCGCGAGCGCCGCGTCCGACTCCGCGTCCGCGAGCGCGTTCACCTCCTCGACGGAGCGGTCGGTGACGCGCAGGACCGAGGGGCGGTCCATCTCCTCGTCCGTCCCCGCGGGCTTCCCGAGCGCGTCCGTCTCCGCCGTGACGTCGAGGACGTCGTCGCGGAGTTGGAACGCGACGCCGACGCGCTCGGCGTACTCGCCGAAGGCATCGACGGTGTCGGGGTCGGCGTCCGCCGCGATCGCGCCGAGTTCGGCGGACGCGCGGAAGAGCGCGCCCGTCTTACGTCGCGCGAGCTCCATGTACTCGGCCTCGTTGGAGGGCCGGTCGACGAGCTCGGTGGCCTCGCCCTGCCCGAGTTCCACGAGCGAGTCCGCCGCCGTCTCGAGGGCGCGCGCGTCGTCGCTGAAGAGCGCGAACGCCTCGCCGAGCAACCCGTCCGAGGCGACGATGGCGGGCCCGTAGCCGTGCGCCGCCCACGCCGACGGCTCGCCGCGACGCAGCTCCGAGCGGTCGATGATGTCGTCGACGACGAGCGACGCGTTGTGCACGAGCTCGACGCCGACCGCGTAATCGAGGGCGGCCTCGCCCTCGCCGCCCGCGGCCTCACAGCAGAGCACCGCGAGCGTCGGGCGAACGCGCTTCCCGCCCGCGAGCGTCGACTGCTCGAGCTTCTCGCGGAGCGCCGGCGGCTCCACCCGCCCAAGCACCTCTCGCAGGTGTTCCTCGATGGCGTCCCGCCGTGCCTCCACGTACTCCATTGGCCCCTAGTCGGGGCCGCAGGCTCAAAAGCGTCCGTCTTTCCGCCGCGTTCGCCTAGTGGCCCTCGAGTTCCGCGCGGGCGTTCGCGGCGCGCCGCGCCTGCTCCTCGCGGCCGTCCACGTTCGCGAGGTCCTCCGTCGCCTCCAGCGTGCGGACGGCGTTGTCGAGGAAGCCGTAGAGGTCGCCCGGGTACGCGTAGACCATGTAGTCGTCCGTCATCACGTCCACCATCGCCTCCGGGTCGAGGCCCTGCGCGCGCAGGTCGAGGAGGTACGCGATGAACTTGCGCTCGGGGTGCCCGCAGTAGGGGTTCGCCTGGCAGTCGCAATCGAGGAAGTCCTTCGAGAACTCGAGGACGCGCTCGGCGGTCGCGTCGTTGAGTTGGTCGAAGTTCCCGCCGCCGAAGAGCACGTCGAGGGTCGCGCCGCTGAACGCGCCCTTCGGGAAGTTCGCGTCCAACTGGCTGACGAGCTGGCGGTGGTTCTTGATGTAGATCTTGTCCGTGACTGCCACTACACGTCGAGAGGGGCGCTTCGCCGAAAAGCGTGTCGCGTTCGAGTGGGCCGTTTCGTAACGCCTATTAACGGCAGGGCGCTACGAACGAATGCAGTGTCCGGGTTGGGGTAGTGGACTATCCTTCAGCCTTGTGGAGGCTGAGACGCGGGTTCAATTCTCGCACCTGGACCTTTCTGCCGCGAGTCACAGTGAGTAGCCGAGCGTCCGAGCGGGCGGAAGTGAACCACGGGAGTCGCGGCGCGGACGGACGTGAGCCGCCGCCTCACCGAGGTTCGCTTCTCGCATCCGGATCGCTTCGTCGCGTGCCGGCCCGTCGAGCGCTGCGTATGCGCGCCGTCGCGCTCAGGACGAGCG carries:
- a CDS encoding DUF373 family protein yields the protein MLLVLCVDLDDDLGRKTGLETPAVGRDAVEAGAVALATADPEDSDVNVLFEGVHLYDDLAPEETVEVAAVTGLEGSDVQANRAVGEEVDEVLAGLQTGEEVRAVVVTDGAQDESVLPVIRSRVRIDSVRRVVVRQAQDLESMYYTIKQVLNDPETRGTILVPLGVLLLIYPLAVLASFLGLPGAVLGLSSAALGLYALFRGLGLADVVDDLVERARDSLYTGRVTLITYVVAAALLLIGGVEGVNRLAEYRQTAGGSLPVTSVVAALVNGAATWFAAAGLTSSVGQITDEYLHDQFEWQYLNAPFYVLAIAAVLYALSGFFLQTVSLPTLAAVLTGGTLMSVLSTLAFAIIEGREESEDGDVRAA
- a CDS encoding polyprenyl synthetase family protein, encoding MEYVEARRDAIEEHLREVLGRVEPPALREKLEQSTLAGGKRVRPTLAVLCCEAAGGEGEAALDYAVGVELVHNASLVVDDIIDRSELRRGEPSAWAAHGYGPAIVASDGLLGEAFALFSDDARALETAADSLVELGQGEATELVDRPSNEAEYMELARRKTGALFRASAELGAIAADADPDTVDAFGEYAERVGVAFQLRDDVLDVTAETDALGKPAGTDEEMDRPSVLRVTDRSVEEVNALADAESDAALAALDDAALEDGQAREYMAQLATFVVERER
- a CDS encoding DUF5814 domain-containing protein, whose translation is MAVTDKIYIKNHRQLVSQLDANFPKGAFSGATLDVLFGGGNFDQLNDATAERVLEFSKDFLDCDCQANPYCGHPERKFIAYLLDLRAQGLDPEAMVDVMTDDYMVYAYPGDLYGFLDNAVRTLEATEDLANVDGREEQARRAANARAELEGH